The following is a genomic window from Candidatus Palauibacter scopulicola.
GCCTTCACGATCGCCAACGGGCTCGAATACGTGCGCCGCGCCATCGAGCGAGGGCTGGAAATCGACGACTTCGCTCCGGGGCTCAGCTTTTTCTTCTCGGCCGACCGGTTGTTCTTCGAGGAGGTGGCCAAGTTCCGCGCGGCCCGCCGTATGTGGGCCCGGCTCATGCGGGACCGGTTCGGAGCCTCGGAGGCGAGTTGCCGGCTGAAGTTCCACACCCAGACGTCCGGGGCCGCGCTGACGGCCCAGCAGCCGTTGAACAACGTGGTGCGCGTCGCGGTCCAGGCGCTCTCCGCCGTCCTCGGGGGCACGCAGTCGCTGCACACGAACAGCTACGATGAAGCCTTGTCGCTCCCCGACGCGGATGCCGCGCGGCTCGCGCTCCGCACGCAGCAGGTTCTGGCGGCCGAGACGGGTGTGGGGGACACCGTCGACCCCCTGGGGGGCTCCTGGTTCGTGGAGTCGCTCACGGACGACCTCGAGGCGCGCGCGGCGGAGTACCTCGCGCGCCTTGAGGAACTGGGCGGTCCGGTGCAGGCGATCGAGTACATGCGGGAGGAGATCCACCTCGCCGCCCGCCGGCACCAGGAGGCCGTCGAGAGCGGTGAACTCGAGGTTGTCGGCGTGAACGTGCACGCGGATGCCGAACCGGTCGAGATGCCGAAGGCGCCGGACTTCGCCCGCCTGGCGGAGGAGCAGCGCCGACGGCTCTCGCGGCTCAGGGCGGAGAGGGACGGCGCGAACGTGGAAGCTTCGCTGGGGGAGATCCGGCGAGCGGCGGCCGGAGATGCTAACCTCCTGCCCGTACTGATCGACGCCGTCCGGCGCCGCGTGACTCTGGGTGAGATCAGCCACGCGTTGCGCGACGTGTGGGGGGAATACCGTCCCGGCTAGCAGTCCGCGGCAAGACCCTGCGGGCATGCCGGGCGTTCCACGATGGACCCGGGGGCACGAGTGCCAACGTACGAGTACAGATGTCGCGGTTGCCGACACGATTTCGAGCGCTTCCAGCGCATGTCGGACGCGGCGATCCGCGTCTGCCCGTCGTGCGGGGAAGAGCAGGTGGAGCGCCTCATCTCGACCGGAGGCGGGATCGTCTTCAAGGGGTCCGGCTTCTACGCCACCGACTATCGGCAGCCGGCAGCCGATGGCGGCACGTCCGACGCGGCGAAGGCGTCGGACGGAGACTCGTCCCCGTCGCGGGACGGCCCCTCGGCCGCGTCCGAACCCACTCCATCCGGGTCATCGAAGGGCGGCTCCGGCTCTTGACGGGTGATGCCGGGCCGGCCCGGCTCGCCGAGGCGCTCGAATCCGCCCTTTCCGCCGCCGGGGCTCCGGAGGGCTTCTCTCCGGCGCTGGAGCGGCCGCGGGATCCGACGCACGGAGACTGGGCGTCCAACGCGGCGCTCGTGCTCGCGAAGAGCCTGGGCCAGCCTCCCCGGGCGCTTGCGGCGCGCGTCTGCGAACTGATCGACTCCGAGGCCGCCGGCATCGCGGCCGTGGAAGTCGCGGGCCCTGGATTCCTGAACTTCCGGCTCTCCGATCGATCCATCTGGCGTAGACTGGCGGGGGTCATCGAGGCTGGCCGCGATTGGGGGCGGACGCGGGCCTCGCCCGTGCTCCGCGTCAACGTGGAGTTCGTCTCCGCCAATCCGACGGGGCCGCTGCATGTGGCCCACGGTCGTGGCGCGGCGCTCGGCGACGCGGTCGCGTCGCTGCTGGAGTGGGCCGGACACGAGGTGACGCGCGAGTTCTACGTGAACGACGCCGGACGGCAGATCGAACTGCTCGGCGAATCCGTCGAGGCACGCTACGAGGAAACGGCGGGCCGGCCCGCGGCCATCCCCGAAGGCGGATACCACGGCGAGTACGTCCGCGACGTGGCGCTGGCGGTTCGGGACGCCGCCGGCCCCGGGGTTCTCGCCTCCCTCTCCCCGGACGAGCGCCGCGCGCACTTCAGGCGCGAGGCCGTGCGCCTGCTCCGCGATGAGCAGGCGGAGGACCTGTCGCGGTTCGGCGTCCACATGGACCTGTACTATTCCGAACGGTCGCTCTACGAGTCCGGAGCCATCGACCGCCTCCTCGATGCGCTGGAGGCCGGCGGCCTGATCTACCGCTCGCAGGGGGCGACCTGGCTTCGGACTTCGAGCCTCGGCGACGAGAAGGACCGGGTCCTCATCAAGAGCGACGGCTCCTTCACCTACTTCCTGCCGGACCTCGCCTATCACCTCGACAAGGCGAGGCGCGGCTTCGAACTCGCGATCGATGTCTGGGGTGCGGATCACCAGGGCCACGAGAAGCGGATGCTGGCGGCCCTGCGCGGGCTGTCGTACCCGGAGCTGCTCGAGGTCCTCATCATCCAGCTTGTCACGGTTCTGCGCGACGGCAGGGAGGTCCGGATGAGCAAGCGCGCGGGGCGCTTCGTGACGCTGGGCGAACTCGTCGACGAAACGGGCCCGGACGTGGCGCGATACTTTTTTCTCATGCGCCGGGCCGAGGTCCATCTCAACTTCGACCTCGATCTGGCTCTGGATACGTCGGACGCGAATCCGGTCTACAAGGTCCAGTATGCGCATGCGCGCATGTGCAGCGTGTTCCGCAGGGCCGGAATTGTTGCCGACGAGGTTCCGGCCGCGCTCGACGTCCCGGAGACCTTCGGTACCCCGGCCGAGCGCGAGGTCGCCCTGTCCGTCATGCGGCTTCCGGAGGTCATCGCGACGGCCGCGGCGGGCCGGGCTCCGCACCTGGTCTGCACCTACCTGGAGGAGACGGCGGGGCTCGTGAACGCCTGGTATCACCAGGGGAACCTGAACCCGGCGCAGCGAATCCTGGCGGATGTGCCGGAGCGGGCCGCGAGAATCCGGCTCGCGCGCGCGGTCCAGCTCACCCTGGGCAACGGGCTGCGGGCGCTCGGCCTCTCGGCTCCCGAGACCATGACCCGGGAGGACACGTGACGTACCGTGACCCCGAGGATGGCGGGGCCCCGGCGGCGCCGATCCTCGTCGTGGGCAGCGTCGCCCTCGATGAAATTTCGACCCCCGCCGGACACCGGGAGGGCGTGGTCGGCGGAACGGCGGTAAACTTCAGCGCCGCGGCCTCCCTGTTCGCGCCGGTTCAGCTCGTAGGGGTCATCGGGGACGATTATCCGACGGATGAGCTCGATTTCCTCCTCCGCCGGGGCGCGGATTTGTCGGGGCTCGAGCGGCGGCCCGGCCGCAGCTTCCGGTGGGGCGGCTTCTATCGCCGGGACATGAACACGAGGGAAACGACGTTCACCGAACTGGGCGTGTTCGCGGACTTCCATCCGACGATCCCCGAGGCGTTCCGAGGCGCGCCCTGGGCCTTTCTGGGCGCCATCGACCCCACCCTTCAGCTTGAGGTACTGGATCAGATCGAGTCGCCGGTGCTCGCGGCGTGTGACACGATGAACTACTGGATCGAGGGGACGCCGGAGCGTCTCGCCGAAGTCATCGAGAAGATCGACCTCATCACGCTGAACGACGAGGAGGCGAAACAGCTATCGGGCGAACACAACCTGGCCCGGGCCGCGCGCTGGATCCGGAACCGCGGCCCGCGGCACGTCGTGATCAAGAAGGGCGAGCACGGAGCCGTGCTGCTCACCGGCGACGGGTTCTTCCTCACGCCCGGCTTTCCGCTCGAAGACGTGGTCGACCCGACCGGTGCCGGCGATGCGTTCGCGGGCGGCCTGCTCGGATACCTGGCGCGCTGCGGTTCGATCACGGGACCGGCGTTGAGGCGGGCCGTGGTGTACGGCTGCGCGCTCGGGTCCTTCGCGTGCGAAGCCTTCGGCGCCGGCCGCATGGTGACGCTCACCATGGCCGAAGTGGAGGATCGGGTGCGAAGCTTTGGCGCGCTCACGAGATTCGATGTTCCAGCAGGGGCGTGACTGAGACATGAACGACGGATTGACGTACCGGGACGCCGGCGTGGACCTCGAGGCGGCCCGCGCGACCAAAGCCCGGATCTCCCGGCTCGTCCAGGGAACCCGGACGGATGCCGTGAGTTCGGACTTCGGTTCGTTCGGAGGACGGTTCCGGGCGACCCCGGGGCGGGAACTCGTGGCGAGCGCCGATGGCGTCGGGACGAAGCTGAAGATCGCCTTCATGGCGGACCGGCACGACACGGTGGGCGCCGATCTCGTGAATCACTGCGTGAACGACATCCTCGTCGAAGGGGCCCGGCCGCTCGTCTTCATGGACTACGTCGCCTGCGGTGTACTGGATCCGGATACCGTGACGAGCGTCGTGTCGGGACTCGCCGCTGCCTGTCGCGCGAACGGTTGCGCGCTGCTCGGGGGAGAGACCGCGGAGATGCCGGACTTCTACGCGCCTGGCGAATACGACCTCGCGGGGTTTGTGGTGGGCGAGATCGTCTACCCGGAGCTGTCACGCCGCGATCTCGAGCCTGGGGACCGTCTCATCGGGCTCGCGTCGAGCGGCATCCACACGAACGGCTACAGCTTCGTGCGCGCCCTCTTCCTCGACCGCCTCGGACTCGGGGCGCACGACCCCTTCCCGGGGGCCGAACGCTCCGTGTCGGACGTCCTCCTGCGTCCCCACCGGAGCTACCTGCCGATCCTCGAGCGCAGCCTCGAAGCGGGGCGCGTGCGGGCGCTTGCCCACATCACGGGCGGCGGAATCCCCGGGAATGTGGACCGGGTCATCGGACAGCATCTTGATGCGGTGGTGCGCACGGACCGTTGGCCGCGCCCGCACGAGTTCGACGTCATCGCGCGGGAGAGCGGGGCGGACGAGGCGGAACTCTTCTCCACCTTCAACATGGGGGTGGGGATGGTCGCGGTCGTGCGCGGGCGGGAGGCCGGACGGGTCCTCGAGGAGATCCGCGGCGCCGGGTGCGAGGCGTTCCTGTGCGGTGAGCTCGTTGCCGGCAGCGGCCGGGTGCACCTGGAGCACTCGTGACGGCGCGGGGATTCGACCCCATCTCCGGGGCCCCGCCGAGCCGCACCGAGGACCTGCGCCACATGCGCGAGGCGCTGGCCGTGGCGCCGCGCGGACAGGGCCGCGTGTCGCCCAATCCGCTCGTGGGCGCCGTCGTTGCCCGGGGCAACCAGGTTTTCGGCACGGGATGGCACGCGGAGTACGGCGGCGATCATGCGGAAGTGGTGGCGCTGCGCGAGGCCGGGTCGCGCGCGGCAGGCGCGACGCTGTACGTCACGCTCGAGCCGTGCCGCCACGAGGGGCAGACGCCGCCGTGCACGACCGCCATCATCCGCTCCGGCGTGCGCCGCGTCGTGATCGCCTGCCGGGACCCCAATCCCGAGGCGCGCCACGGGGCGGAAGAGCTGCGGCAGGCCGGCCTGGATGTCGAGATCGGGATCGAGGAGAACGCCGCGAAGCGGCTGAACGCGGCCTTCCTCTGGTTTCACCAGCGATGGGTGCCCTTCGCTTCGCTCAAGCTGGCGCTCTCCCTTGACGCGAAGCTCGGGGAGGAGAGCGTCCGCACGCCGGTGACCGGCATCCGGGCGCTGGACGAGGTCCACCGTCTCCGCTCCTGTCACGATGCGATCCTGATCGGCTCGAACACGATCGAGATCGACGATCCCCTGCTGACGGCCCGCGGAGAGGTCGTGCCGCGGGTGCCGCCGATACGGGCGGTCCTGGATACTACGCTCCGGCTCCGAACCTCGAGTCAGCTCGTGCGCACGGCCTCGCAGGCGCCGGTATGGGCCTTCGCCGACCCCGAGACGGACGGATTCGACGAGCGCGCAGGTCCGCTCCGCGATGCGGGCGTGGAGGTGATCGGAGTCCCGCGGAGCGGGGACCACAGGCTGGACCTGAGCGCGGTCTGGAACGAAATGGCGATCCGCGGCGTACTTTCGGTGCTCGTCGAGGGAGGGGGGCAGGTCGCCGCATCGTTGCTGCGCGACGGGCACATCCAGAGGATCCATGCCTTCATCGCCCCCATGTTCTACGGGCGGGACGGCGTACCGGCGTTTCCCGGTCTCGATCCGTCGACGCCCGGCGACTGGCTGCCCGTGCAGCGGGAGTCACTGGGACAGGACACGCATATCGTGTTCGAGCACCGCCAGCTCCAGGAAACCCTGGACAACCTCTGAGGGGCCCGACTCGTGTTCACCGGAATCATACGGGCGGTCGGCGAGGTCGCGGGCCGTGAGCGCCGGAAGACCGGACTCCGGCTGACGATCGCCCGCGTCCCCTTTATCGAACGGCTCCGGGACGGGGATTCGGTGTCGCTCGCGGGCGTGTGTACGACGGTCGTCGCTCTCGGAGAGGCGTCGTTCGATGTCGACGTCGTCGAGGCGACGCTGGAGCGGACGACGGTCGGGAGCTGGCGGGTCGGCGATCTCGTGAACCTCGAACCTGCGCTGTGCGCCGGGGACCCGCTCGGCGGGCACATGGTGCAGGGACACATCGATGGGGTGGGGACCGTGGCCGCGGCCAGGTGGGAAGCCGGGTCGGGTCGGCTCGAGATCGAACTCCCGGGCGGCCTCGAGAGGGTGACCGTGCCGCAGGGCTCCTTCGCGGTCGATGGCGTGAGTCTCACGGTCAACCGCCTGAGCGGGACCATCGCGCGTTTCGCCATCATCCCATATACATGGACCCACACGACCCTCGGGCGCCTCGTATCCGGCGCGAGCGTCAACCTCGAGGCGGACCTGATCGGCAAACACGTGGCGCGTGCCCTCCGACCGCACGCGGCCCCGGCGGACTCCTGAGACTTCGGCTGGCGGACATGCCCGCAGACACGGTGGAAGCGGCGATCGCGCGGATCCGCAGCGGCGGACTCGTGATCATCGCGGACGATGAGGATCGCGAGAACGAGGGGGACCTCGTCTGCGCGGCCGCGCTCGCGACGCCCGAGACGATCAACTTCATGGCCAGGCACGCGCGGGGCCTCATATGTCTCGCGATGCCCGACGAAATGGCCGATCGCCTCGATCTCCCGCTCATGACGGACGACCGGCTGGCGGACCCGAACAAGACGGCGTTCACCGTGTCGATCGATGCCCGCCAGGATTTCGGCGTGTCGACCGGGATCTCCGCGCAGGATCGTGCCCGGACGATCCGCGTCGCCGTGGATCCCCAGACCCGGCCCACGGACCTCATGCGCCCGGGCCACATCTTCCCGCTCCGCTCCCGGCCCGGCGGTGTGCTCCAGCGCGTGGGCCAGACGGAGGCTTCGGTCGATCTCGCCCGGCTCGCCGGGCTCACCCCGGCGGGTGTGATCTGCGAGATTCTGAACGAGGATGGGACGATGGCGCGCCGCCCGGATCTCGAGAAGTTCGCGGCGGAGTACGACCTCCCCTTCATCACGGTCGCCGCCCTCGTCTCCTACCGGTTGCGCACGGAGAGTCTCGTACGGCGCGTCGCCGAGGCGGATCTTCCCACGCCCTGGGGAGATTTCCGCATCGTCGGGTACGCGAACGAGGTGGATGGGCGCGAACACGTCGCGCTCGTGCGCGGCGACGTGGCGGGTGCGGAGGATGTCCCTGTGCGCGTTCACTCGCGTTGCCTGACGGGCGATGTGTTCCACTCCCACCGCTGCGATTGCGGCAGCCAGCTCGAGGCGGCGATGCGGATGGTCGTGGAGGCTGGTGCCGGGGTCATCGTCTATCTCGACCAGGAAGGGCGGGGGATCGGACTCCTGAACAAGCTCCGAGCCTACGAGCTGCAGGACGAGGGCCACGACACGGTCGAAGCGAACGAGGCGCTCGGTTTCCCGCCCGACCTGCGGAACTACGGAATCGGGGCCCAGATCCTCGTGGATCTCGGGTTGCGCTCGATCCGGGTCCTCACGAACAACCCGAAGAAACTCGCGGGGCTGGAGGGGTTCGGTCTCGTGATCCGCGACCGCCTGCCGCTCGAGTTCGGCGGGGTCGATGACCGGCTGGTCCGCTATCTCCGCACGAAGCGCGAGAAGCTGGGACACCTGACCGAATCCGCGTGAGAAGCGGGTCGGACACCCCTCGCGGCGACGGCCCCGACAGGTTCACCCGCGGGCGCCTGAAGGAGTACGAGGGCGCGGCTTCCGGAACCGGCCGGAGGGTCTGCATTCTCGTCAGCCGGTTCAACTCCCGGGTCACCGAACGTCTGCTGGAAGGCGCCGCGCGGGCGACCCTCGAATGCGGTGTCGCCGAGAAGGACGTCGATATCGTGTACGTCCCGGGCGCCTGGGAGCTGCCGCTCGCCGCGCAACGGGCCGTGACGCGCGGATACGCCGCCATCGTCGCCCTGGGCTGTGTGATTCGCGGGGAAACCGCGCACTTCGACCACGTAAGCCGGGCGGCCACGGACGGCCTCGCGAAGGTACAGCTCGACTCTGGCGTGCCGATCGGTCTCGGCGTCCTCACGCCGGACACGCTGGAGCAAGCGCTCGCGCGGGCCGGCGGCGAACTCGGAAACGCCGGCTCGGAGGCGGCGCGCGCGGCGCTACGCATGGCCGACCTCCACGAACGGCTGGGCGCGTGACGCCGGCCTCCCGGACGCACGTCCATTCGCGCGCGCGGAGCTGGGCGTTGAACCTCCTCTATGCGTGGGAGGTGGGCGGAAAGGGCACGCCGCTCGAACACGCGGCGCAGAGCCTCGTCCACCGCCGCATGTCCGACCGCTACCGCCCGCACGTCCGGCGCCTGCTCGAGACCGCGAGCCGCCACCTCGACGAGATCGACGCCACGATCGCCCATCACGCGTCGAACTGGCGGATCGAGCGCCTGCACGCCATCGACCGGAACATCCTGCGGATCGGGATCGCGGAGCTTCTGTGGTTCGAAGACGTACCGCCGAAGGTCGCGATTCACGAAGCTCTGAAGCTGGCCCGCCGGTATGGGAGTCCCGGCAGTCCGCGGTTTCTCAACGGCGTGCTCGACGCGGTGCTGAAGGCGCGGGAGGCCGGGTCCTGAGCGAACCCGTGGCGCGGCCGCTCCGGATCCTCCTCCTCAACTGGCAGGACCGGGAGAACCCCGAGGCCGGCGGCGCCGAGGTGCACCTCCACGAGATCTTCGGCCGGCTCGCGGCCCGGGGGCACCTCGTGCGGGCCGTCGTGAGCGGCTGGCCCGGCGCGGCCCCGTCCGCGACACTCGATTGCATCGACTTTCGGCGCGTCGGAAACCGGCACAGCTACGCATGGCGGGGGCGGCGGGCCGCGCGGGAGGTCGTGCACGACTTCGCCCCGGATATTCTCGTCGAGGACATCAACAAGATCCCGCTGTACTCCCCTCGGTGGGCCGGCGTCCCCGTCGTCGCCCTCGTTCCGCACCTGTTCGGGGCCACGGCTTACGCGGAGGCGTCGATCCCCGTCGCGACGGCGGTCTGGGCCGCGGAACGGGCGATCCCCCGCGTCTATCGCAACTGCCCCTTTCAGGCGATCTCGGAGAGCACCGCGCTCGATCTCACGAAGCGGGGCCTGCTCGCCCGCGACATCACGGTCATCCCGCCCGGCATCGATCACGACACCTATTGTCCGGACCCCGCGACGGAACGTGCGGAGGCGCCGACGCTGCTCTATGTGGGCCGCCTCAAGCGCTACAAGGGTCTCGATCTCCTGCTCGAAGCGCTGTCGCGGCTGAGCGGCCGGCTGCCCGACGCAAGGCTCGTCATCGCGGGGCGCGGTAGCGACGAACGCCGTCTCCGAAGGCTCGTGCGGGGCGCCGAGCTCTCGCACCGGGTACGCTTTCTGGGGTACATCTCCGAGGAGGAGAAGGTCGCCTGGCTGCGTCGGGCCTGGGCCGTGGTCTATCCCTCTCCGAAGGAAGGGTGGGGAATGACGAACGTGGAGGCCGCCGCGTGCGGCACGCCGGTGATCGCGAGCGACTCCCCGGGGCTGCGGGAGTCGGTGGCGGCGGGGGAGTCGGGAGTTCTCGCCCCGCATGGCAACGTCGCGGCGTGGGTGGCCGCGATCGACGAACTTCTCGGGCAGCCGTCGGTGCGCAAACAGCTCGGACGGGGCGGGATCGCCCACGCGGCTCGGTTCTCGTGGTCGCGTGCAGCGGATGAGACGGAAGCGCACCTTTACCAGTCACTCGAACCCCGATGAGGACCGATGCGAACCATCGTCACCGCGCGTAACGCCGATGTCTCGGACATCCGCGAGATCATCGAGACGCGCTTCACGAACCTGACCCGTTTCGAGCCGCGCGCGTCGAAGGCCGAGATCGTATTCACCGGAGAGAAGACGCAGGTGCGCGCGGCGGCCGTGGTCAGCGTCGACCGCGCCCGTCCCGTGCACGGGGAGGCGGCGGGCCCCGACCCGCGCACGGCGCTCGACCGGCTCGCGGACAAGCTGGGCAACCAGCTCCGCCGCAACCACGACCGGTACAACGAGCACTCGGCGCCGCCGATGGATGAGCTGTTCGGGAATCCCTTTGAAGCGGGCGGAGAAGCCGAGTGACCCTCACGGTCGCGTCGCTGCTTCGACGCAAGCGGGAAGCGTTTTCCCTCACGGTGGTGGCCGGCGAGTCCGGCCTCGAGCGCCGGATCGATGTCCCGGAGGTCTCGTCGCCGGGACTCGCGCTGGCGGGCTACCGCGAGCGCTTCGTGTCTCAGCGGGTCCTCATCTTCGGCGAAACGGAGATCGCCTATCTCCAGAGCCTCCGCGCCTCGCAACGCGCCGCCGCTCTCACGTTCGTGTTCGAGTCCGGCGTGCCCTGCGCGATCATTACGAAGAGCCAGGCGCCGCCTGAAGAACTCGTCTCCGCGGCGGAGGCGGCCGGCGTGGCGGTGCTGGAAACGCCTCTGAAGACGGGCGATTTCTACCGGAGACTGCAGCCCTATCTCGAGGAAGAGTTCGCGCCCCGGACTTCGCTCCACGGCTCCCTCGCCGATGTGTACGGGATCGGCCTCCTCTTCATCGGGCCGTCCGGCATCGGCAAGAGCGAATGCGTGCTCGATCTCGTGGAGCGGGGCCACCGCCTCGTCGCGGACGATCTCATCCTCGTGCACCGCCGCCAGAGCGACATTCTCCTCGGACGCGCGCACGAACACCAGCGCCATCACATGGAGATCCGGGGCGTCGGCATCATCGATGTGCGGGCCATGTTCGGGATCCGGGCCGTGCGCCAGCAGAAGCGGATCGAAGTCGTCGTCGAACTCGAGGTCTGGGGAGAGCGCGACGACTATGACCGAACCGGTCTCGAAGCGGAGGAGTGCGAGATCCTGGGCGTCAAGCTGCCGAAGGTCCGCATCCCGCTGAACCCGGGCAAGAACATCACGGTGATCGCCGAAGTCGTGGCCATGAACCATCTGCTGCGCTATTCCGGGGAGGACCCCGCGGCGGCCTTCGAGCGCGATCTCATCGAGCGCATGCGGCCGGTGCGCGACTACCTCGAGTCCGATGACGAATAGCCGGGTTCGCGGCGTCGTCGTGGCGCACGTGGAACTGGCTCATGCCCTCGTGTCCGCCGTCGAGGCCATCAGCGGCGTCAGCGGCGCGCTGCATGCCGTGAGCAACGAAGGCCTGGGGCCGGACGAACTCGCCGAAATCATCGGAGAGGCGGCGAAGGGCGCGGAGGCCATCCTTTTCGTGGACCTCGCGGGCGGCAGCTGCGGTCTGGCCAGCCTCCGGCATGTGCGGGAGAGCGGGGGCGGCGCGTGGATCACCGGCGTCAACCTTCCGATGCTGCTCGACTTCGTCTTTCACCGCGAAATGCCGCTCGAGGCGCTCGTCCCCCGCCTTCTCCGGAAGGGACGGGCCGGACAGCGCGCCCACCCGTCCCCGCCGTCCGGAACCGACTGAGCACGAACCGTGGCGCTCGAACTCCTCCGGATCGATGAGCGTCTGATCCACGGCCAGGTGCTCGTGGGCTGGGGACGTCCCCTGGACCTCGACTTCTACGTCATCGTCGACGAACCTCTCGCTTCCAGCGCGTGGGAGCAGGAGCTCTGGGCCAGCGCCCTCGACGACGAAGAAAGCGCCGAGTTCCTCGGGGTGGACGAGGCAGCGCGGCGCTTCGGGGAACTGAGCGCCCGGGTGGAGCGGGGCGCGCTCCTGACGCGGGATACGGCGACGATGCGGGCACTGGCCGAGCGTGGGTGCCTCGACGGGCGGACGGTGAACGTGGGAGGCGTGTACGCCGCGGCAGGGCGGAGGAAAATCCTCGACTACGTCCACCTCTCGCCGGAAGAGGTCGAGGACCTGCGGGCGATCGGTGAGCACGCTGCCGTGAGCGCCCGCAACCTCCCCACCGCACCCGAGGTCCGTCTCGACGCGCGGAAGCTCCGATGACCGGGGTCGAGCTCACGGTCGGCGACTGGGCGCTGGCCTGTCTGCTCGGCGCGGTCATCGGTCTCGACGAGGTGTCCTGGCCCCAGGCCATGTGGTCCCGGCCCATCGTGGCCGGCACGCTGGGAGGCATGCTTTTCGGGGCGCCCGCCGCCGGTTGCCTGGTCGGAGTCTGGCTGGAACTCGTCCTGTCGCGACATCCCTCCTTCGGCGGCGCGCGGCATCCGGAGGCCGGGCCGGCCTCTTTCACGGCGGGGGCGGCGTACGCGATCGCCGGCGGCGGCACCCCGGGCGGGATCGTCGCCGCGGTCGCGGTCGGGTGGGCGGTCGGGTGGACGGGCGCGTACTCGGTGACCCTCCTCCGGCGCGTGACGCCGCGCCTCGTCTCGCGGCCCGAAGGCTTTGGCGGGGGGGGCGCCGCCCTCGCGCGACGCCATAGGCTGGCGATGGCCCTGGACGGGTTGCGCGCAGGATTCCTCGTCGCCGCGCTGCTCGTGCCGTCGACGCTGTTCGTGCGTCTGCTGTCGACGCAGCCACCGGGCGCCGCGTGGTGGCCCGTCGTGGCGGGGCTCGGACTCGCCGGAGCCGCGGGCGTCGGGGCTCGCGGGCTCGGCGCGCGAGCCCGCCACTGGCCCGCGCTGGCGGCCGGATGCGTCCTGGGGACGGTCCTCGCCCGGGTGCTCTCGTGAAACCGCGCAGAAGGGATTTCGCACGCGCCATCCTGCGCAGCTTTTCCATCCAGGGTTCATGGAACGACCGCACGATGACGGGGCCCGGACTTGCGCATGCGCTGGCGCCGCTTCTGGCGCGGATCCACGCGGGCGATCCGGCCGCGTTCCGGCAGGCCGTGCAACGTCATTCGCGAGCCTTCAACGCGCATCCGTACCTCGCTCCCGTCGCGATCGGGGCCATCGCGCGCCTCGAATTCGATGGCGATGACCCCGACACCCTGTCGCGCTTCCGTTCCGCCCTCCGCGCGCCGCTTGGGGCGCTGGGCGACGGGGTCGCGTGGGCCGGATGGCGGCCCTTCTGCACATCCGCCGCGGCCATCGGGTTCGTGCTTGGACTCGACGCCCCGGTCGCGGCCGGCGCGTTCCTCGTTCTGTACAATGCCGGCCACCTCGCCCTCCGCATCTGGGGGCTGCGCTGCGGCTGGAGGTCCGGCCGGTCCGTGGCCTCCGCGTTGAAGCGCGCGCCGCTGCGCCGGCTGGAGAGAGCGTTCGTGTTCGCGAACCAGGTGCTCATCGGAGCCCTCGCCGCGCTGCTCATCGGCCAGCTTCCCGGAGCCGGCCTCGTCCCCTGGCGGGACGGCGGTGCAGTCATCGTGGCGCTAATGGGTTATCTTGTCCCCCGACACATCTCGGCGGTCGCCATGGCGAGCCTCCTCGCCGCGTGCGCGGTGTGGCTCCTGTGAGCGTCCCGACAGGCGGTGCAGCCTGCCGCGACGCGCGGCCCGACGCCGATCGTTCGCTCGACCGGAGCGGAAGGTTTCTGTGACGATGCGACACGAAGCAGCGGTACGTATTCGGAACCGGCTGGGGCTGCACGCCCGTCCGGCCGCGGAGTTCGTTAAGCTTGCGAGCCGGTTCCGTGCCGAGGTGAGGGTCGA
Proteins encoded in this region:
- a CDS encoding PTS sugar transporter subunit IIC, which codes for MTGVELTVGDWALACLLGAVIGLDEVSWPQAMWSRPIVAGTLGGMLFGAPAAGCLVGVWLELVLSRHPSFGGARHPEAGPASFTAGAAYAIAGGGTPGGIVAAVAVGWAVGWTGAYSVTLLRRVTPRLVSRPEGFGGGGAALARRHRLAMALDGLRAGFLVAALLVPSTLFVRLLSTQPPGAAWWPVVAGLGLAGAAGVGARGLGARARHWPALAAGCVLGTVLARVLS
- a CDS encoding PTS sugar transporter subunit IIB; amino-acid sequence: MALELLRIDERLIHGQVLVGWGRPLDLDFYVIVDEPLASSAWEQELWASALDDEESAEFLGVDEAARRFGELSARVERGALLTRDTATMRALAERGCLDGRTVNVGGVYAAAGRRKILDYVHLSPEEVEDLRAIGEHAAVSARNLPTAPEVRLDARKLR
- the hprK gene encoding HPr(Ser) kinase/phosphatase; the encoded protein is MTLTVASLLRRKREAFSLTVVAGESGLERRIDVPEVSSPGLALAGYRERFVSQRVLIFGETEIAYLQSLRASQRAAALTFVFESGVPCAIITKSQAPPEELVSAAEAAGVAVLETPLKTGDFYRRLQPYLEEEFAPRTSLHGSLADVYGIGLLFIGPSGIGKSECVLDLVERGHRLVADDLILVHRRQSDILLGRAHEHQRHHMEIRGVGIIDVRAMFGIRAVRQQKRIEVVVELEVWGERDDYDRTGLEAEECEILGVKLPKVRIPLNPGKNITVIAEVVAMNHLLRYSGEDPAAAFERDLIERMRPVRDYLESDDE
- a CDS encoding HPF/RaiA family ribosome-associated protein, which codes for MRTIVTARNADVSDIREIIETRFTNLTRFEPRASKAEIVFTGEKTQVRAAAVVSVDRARPVHGEAAGPDPRTALDRLADKLGNQLRRNHDRYNEHSAPPMDELFGNPFEAGGEAE
- a CDS encoding PTS system mannose/fructose/sorbose family transporter subunit IID — translated: MKPRRRDFARAILRSFSIQGSWNDRTMTGPGLAHALAPLLARIHAGDPAAFRQAVQRHSRAFNAHPYLAPVAIGAIARLEFDGDDPDTLSRFRSALRAPLGALGDGVAWAGWRPFCTSAAAIGFVLGLDAPVAAGAFLVLYNAGHLALRIWGLRCGWRSGRSVASALKRAPLRRLERAFVFANQVLIGALAALLIGQLPGAGLVPWRDGGAVIVALMGYLVPRHISAVAMASLLAACAVWLL